A single Providencia manganoxydans DNA region contains:
- the tsf gene encoding translation elongation factor Ts encodes MSGITAALVKELRERTGAGMMECKKALVEANGDIELAIDNMRKSGQAKAAKKAGRVAAEGVILAEVFADGKTGALIELNCETDFVAKDAGFLAFGKEVMASVVADKNADIDALKAKFEDTRTALVAKIGENINIRRVAILEGAQVGSYLHGARIGVLVAAEGADEELLKHIAMHIAASKPEYVTPDDVPADVVAHEHQIQLDIAMQSGKPREIAEKMVIGRMNKFTGEISLTGQPFVMDPSKSVGDLLKEKNAKVTNFIRFEVGEGIEKVETDFAAEVAAMSK; translated from the coding sequence ATGTCTGGAATTACCGCTGCATTGGTAAAAGAACTGCGCGAACGTACTGGCGCAGGTATGATGGAATGTAAAAAAGCACTCGTTGAAGCGAATGGTGATATCGAATTAGCCATCGACAACATGCGTAAATCAGGTCAGGCTAAAGCGGCTAAAAAAGCAGGCCGTGTTGCTGCTGAAGGTGTTATCCTTGCAGAAGTTTTTGCTGACGGCAAAACTGGCGCACTGATCGAACTGAACTGTGAAACTGACTTCGTTGCTAAAGATGCTGGATTCCTGGCATTCGGTAAAGAAGTGATGGCTTCCGTTGTTGCTGATAAAAATGCAGATATCGATGCACTGAAAGCAAAATTTGAAGACACTCGTACTGCTCTGGTTGCTAAAATCGGCGAAAACATCAACATCCGTCGCGTTGCAATCCTTGAAGGCGCACAAGTAGGTAGCTACCTGCACGGTGCACGTATCGGTGTTTTAGTTGCAGCTGAAGGCGCGGACGAAGAACTGCTGAAGCACATTGCTATGCACATCGCGGCAAGCAAGCCTGAATATGTTACTCCTGATGATGTACCTGCTGATGTTGTTGCTCACGAGCACCAAATCCAGCTAGACATCGCTATGCAATCTGGTAAACCACGCGAAATCGCAGAAAAAATGGTTATTGGTCGCATGAACAAATTCACTGGCGAAATCTCACTGACTGGCCAGCCTTTCGTTATGGATCCAAGCAAATCTGTTGGTGATCTGCTGAAAGAGAAAAATGCGAAAGTAACTAACTTTATCCGTTTTGAAGTGGGTGAAGGTATCGAGAAAGTTGAAACTGACTTCGCAGCAGAAGTTGCTGCAATGAGTAAGTAA
- the rpsB gene encoding 30S ribosomal protein S2: MATVSMRDMLQAGVHFGHQTRYWNPKMKPFIFGARNKVHIINLEKTVPMFNEALAELTKIASRKGKILFVGTKRAASEAVQEAANSCDQYFVNHRWLGGMLTNWKTVRQSIKRLKDLEVQSQDGTFDKLTKKEALMRTRELGKLENSLGGIKDMGGLPDALFVIDAEHEHIAIKEANNLGIPVFAVVDTNSDPDGIDFVIPGNDDAIRAIKLYLGAVATTVREGRSQDLAVQAEESLVEAE, translated from the coding sequence ATGGCAACTGTTTCCATGCGCGATATGCTACAAGCGGGCGTACACTTTGGTCACCAGACTCGTTACTGGAACCCTAAAATGAAACCTTTCATTTTCGGCGCTCGTAACAAAGTACATATCATCAACCTGGAAAAAACTGTTCCAATGTTCAACGAAGCTCTGGCTGAGTTGACTAAAATTGCTTCTCGTAAAGGCAAGATTCTGTTTGTTGGTACTAAGCGTGCAGCAAGCGAAGCCGTTCAAGAAGCTGCTAACAGCTGTGACCAGTATTTCGTTAACCATCGCTGGTTAGGCGGTATGCTGACTAACTGGAAAACAGTTCGTCAGTCAATCAAACGCCTGAAAGATCTGGAAGTTCAGTCTCAAGACGGTACTTTCGACAAACTGACCAAGAAAGAAGCGCTGATGCGTACTCGTGAACTTGGCAAGTTAGAAAACAGCTTAGGCGGTATCAAAGATATGGGCGGTTTACCTGACGCTCTGTTCGTTATCGATGCAGAACACGAACATATCGCTATCAAAGAAGCAAACAACCTGGGTATCCCAGTATTTGCTGTCGTTGATACTAACTCTGATCCAGACGGTATCGACTTTGTTATCCCTGGTAACGACGACGCAATCCGTGCAATCAAATTGTATCTGGGCGCTGTAGCAACTACTGTTCGTGAAGGTCGTTCTCAAGATCTGGCTGTACAAGCAGAAGAAAGCTTAGTAGAAGCTGAATAA
- a CDS encoding tetratricopeptide repeat protein — protein sequence MLNNKIAIVTLLLLLGNPVSSYSESVNKCIPEEKNFAICETLAKQGDDEALLVVGRFYETGTGVEKNLEKAEEIYQKLADKNDANGMNRLAMLTEDQGKKDEAILLYQKAAELGSSSADYNLGILYKYNNDYIKARQMFEIAIKKHQSSSAMMSLGDLYRDGRGGEQNTDLAEKWYKESIQSGNYFAITRLGDLYSDLENYDGAIKCYEIAITKGDPAAMNSMGLLFQHGFGVQRDINKAVKLYQDASNKEGLGGLINLGLMYEEGLGVPQSYEKAIELYERAYQLGYTQIQSRIDFLNKKLIKK from the coding sequence ATGTTAAACAATAAAATCGCCATCGTCACGTTATTGTTACTCTTAGGTAACCCAGTATCATCATATTCTGAATCAGTAAATAAATGCATTCCTGAAGAAAAAAATTTTGCTATCTGTGAAACTTTAGCTAAACAAGGGGATGATGAGGCTTTATTGGTGGTCGGGCGCTTTTATGAAACGGGTACTGGCGTCGAAAAAAATCTCGAAAAGGCAGAAGAAATTTATCAGAAACTGGCGGATAAAAATGATGCAAATGGGATGAATCGTTTAGCGATGCTAACAGAAGACCAAGGGAAAAAAGACGAAGCTATTTTACTTTATCAAAAAGCTGCTGAACTTGGGTCATCCTCCGCAGATTACAATTTAGGTATATTATACAAATATAATAATGACTACATCAAAGCGAGACAAATGTTTGAAATAGCAATCAAGAAACATCAATCAAGTAGCGCAATGATGAGTTTGGGAGATTTATATCGTGATGGCCGTGGAGGGGAGCAAAATACTGATTTAGCTGAAAAGTGGTATAAAGAATCAATACAATCTGGTAATTATTTTGCGATTACTCGATTAGGTGATTTGTACAGTGACTTAGAAAATTATGATGGCGCAATAAAATGCTATGAAATAGCCATTACAAAAGGGGATCCCGCTGCAATGAATTCAATGGGATTGCTTTTTCAGCATGGTTTTGGTGTTCAACGCGATATTAATAAAGCGGTAAAGCTCTATCAAGATGCTTCAAATAAAGAAGGGCTTGGTGGGTTGATTAACTTGGGATTGATGTATGAGGAAGGGCTAGGGGTACCTCAAAGCTACGAAAAAGCCATAGAATTATACGAAAGAGCCTATCAATTAGGTTATACGCAGATACAATCAAGGATCGATTTTTTAAATAAAAAATTAATAAAAAAATAA
- a CDS encoding Hcp family type VI secretion system effector, with translation MANLIYLTLQGKQQGLISRGCGTLDSIGNRYQSGKQDAIFVTELNFSISRAQNLSHQPIEFTKLIDKSSPLLLIAVSNNETLNLVFDYYRTAQNGGIEKYFTVKLNEASIIDYTHQCPNNILRNDIEPEERLTIKYRDITTAQIMAGTSGYSISNDSVF, from the coding sequence ATGGCTAATTTAATCTATCTAACGTTACAAGGGAAACAGCAAGGTCTGATTTCTCGTGGTTGCGGCACATTGGACTCCATCGGAAATCGTTATCAATCGGGCAAGCAAGACGCGATATTTGTCACAGAATTAAACTTCTCCATATCCAGAGCCCAAAACTTATCACACCAACCTATCGAGTTCACCAAACTGATTGATAAATCATCACCATTATTGCTAATTGCCGTTTCAAATAATGAAACACTCAATCTCGTCTTCGATTATTATCGTACCGCTCAAAATGGCGGAATAGAAAAATATTTCACAGTGAAATTAAACGAAGCATCCATTATTGATTACACCCATCAATGTCCAAATAATATTTTACGTAATGATATCGAACCGGAAGAACGGTTAACCATTAAATACCGTGATATTACTACTGCTCAAATTATGGCTGGCACATCAGGCTACAGTATATC